From the Leptolyngbya sp. O-77 genome, one window contains:
- the lexA gene encoding transcriptional repressor LexA, with protein sequence MEPLTEVQQELYDWLVEYIRENQHAPSIRQMMQAMGLRSPAPIQSRLEHLQNKGYIDWTRGKARTLRLLHGFSQGVPIRGEVFAGGALEPATGDTEFLDISGMQLKPQDYALRVTGDSMIEALIADGDVVIMRPVKEPDKLKNGTIVAARVEGEGNTLKYFYRRGNKVTLKPANSKYDPIEKPASDVQIQGMLIGVWRDFGAGAP encoded by the coding sequence ATGGAACCCTTAACCGAAGTCCAGCAGGAACTCTACGACTGGTTGGTCGAATATATCCGCGAAAATCAGCACGCTCCCTCGATCCGCCAGATGATGCAGGCGATGGGGCTGCGATCGCCCGCGCCGATTCAGAGCCGCTTGGAGCATCTGCAAAACAAGGGATACATCGACTGGACGCGGGGCAAAGCCCGGACGCTACGCCTGCTTCATGGATTTTCTCAGGGCGTGCCGATTCGGGGTGAAGTGTTTGCGGGGGGAGCGCTGGAACCTGCAACGGGCGACACAGAGTTTCTCGATATTTCTGGAATGCAGCTCAAGCCGCAAGATTACGCGCTGCGGGTGACGGGCGACAGCATGATCGAAGCCCTGATTGCCGATGGCGACGTGGTGATCATGCGTCCGGTGAAAGAGCCAGACAAGCTCAAGAACGGCACGATTGTTGCAGCGAGAGTCGAAGGAGAGGGCAATACCCTGAAGTATTTTTATCGGCGCGGCAACAAGGTGACGCTGAAGCCTGCCAACTCAAAGTACGATCCAATTGAAAAGCCCGCTTCAGATGTACAAATCCAGGGGATGCTGATCGGCGTTTGGCGCGATTTTGGCGCGGGCGCTCCCTAG
- a CDS encoding S1C family serine protease encodes MTESMAGAAAEAAAGSGMLAAFSEGLSRAIALAGQSTVAVHARHRMGSSGIHWRPGFVVTAEHTIKREDDITLTLPNGQTCGATLVGRDNSTDLAVLKVEESACAVADLSDSSTLSVGHIVLAAGRSAENGLSASMGVISAIGGGWRTWHGGQIDQFIRPDVTLYPGFSGGPLVDIQGRILGMNTSGPRHLALTLPSATVNRVVEQLAQRGRISRGYLGVGLQPVRLPAMLAQVLHLPQTAGVIVLSLEAGGPADAAGILIGDVLVSLGGAPVGDIADVYAQLGPEQIGKSLVAEIIRGGRRMQVTIGIGDRP; translated from the coding sequence ATGACCGAATCAATGGCTGGAGCAGCCGCAGAAGCCGCCGCAGGAAGCGGAATGCTGGCGGCATTTTCGGAGGGCTTGTCGAGGGCGATCGCCCTGGCAGGCCAGTCCACTGTCGCGGTTCACGCCCGCCATCGCATGGGGTCGAGCGGCATCCACTGGCGACCGGGCTTTGTGGTCACGGCCGAACACACCATCAAGCGCGAAGACGACATCACCCTGACGCTGCCCAATGGTCAGACCTGCGGCGCAACCCTAGTTGGGCGCGACAATAGCACCGACCTGGCGGTTCTTAAGGTAGAGGAATCGGCCTGTGCAGTGGCGGATCTGAGCGACAGCAGCACCCTCAGCGTGGGGCACATTGTGCTGGCGGCGGGCCGCTCTGCCGAAAATGGCCTCAGCGCCAGCATGGGCGTGATCAGCGCCATCGGCGGCGGCTGGCGCACCTGGCATGGCGGACAAATCGACCAGTTTATCCGTCCCGATGTAACCCTGTATCCCGGCTTTTCTGGCGGGCCGCTGGTGGACATTCAGGGGCGCATCCTGGGCATGAACACGAGCGGCCCCCGACACCTGGCGCTCACCCTGCCGAGCGCAACGGTCAACCGCGTCGTCGAACAGCTTGCCCAGCGGGGGCGCATTTCGCGGGGCTACTTGGGGGTCGGCCTCCAGCCCGTGCGGCTGCCTGCGATGCTGGCTCAGGTGCTGCACCTGCCCCAAACGGCTGGGGTGATTGTGCTGAGCCTGGAGGCTGGTGGCCCGGCAGATGCCGCAGGGATTCTGATTGGGGATGTGCTGGTGTCGCTGGGCGGCGCACCCGTTGGCGACATTGCCGATGTGTATGCCCAGCTTGGCCCAGAACAAATCGGCAAGTCTCTGGTCGCCGAGATCATTCGCGGCGGACGGCGGATGCAGGTGACGATTGGGATTGGCGATCGCCCCTAG
- a CDS encoding response regulator transcription factor — translation MTQVLVAANSAVARAGLSALLSEAGLEVVGSVGLRDLAGQLAGLHPDVLLLFVESREEPGALVGEWLSEGASLLSTPIVMLTEDPSPSGVAEALRLGVRGVLPTRAIASEIVAAVTAAAAGLVPLHPDTLETLLPALPVNDPILPPAPLDAALTPRESEVLTMLAEGLSNKAIAQRLHLSEHTVKFHISSLFAKLQVSSRTEAVTLGARRGLILL, via the coding sequence GTGACTCAGGTTTTGGTCGCCGCAAATTCGGCCGTAGCGCGGGCAGGGCTATCGGCCCTGTTGAGCGAAGCGGGTCTGGAGGTCGTGGGGAGCGTGGGACTACGCGACCTAGCAGGGCAACTCGCGGGGCTGCATCCCGACGTGCTGCTGCTGTTTGTCGAATCCCGCGAAGAGCCGGGGGCGCTGGTGGGCGAGTGGCTATCGGAAGGAGCAAGCCTGCTGTCTACGCCGATAGTGATGCTTACCGAAGACCCCTCGCCGAGTGGGGTGGCAGAAGCGCTGCGGCTGGGGGTGCGGGGTGTGCTGCCCACGCGGGCGATCGCCAGTGAAATTGTCGCCGCCGTAACCGCTGCCGCCGCTGGTCTGGTGCCGCTCCACCCAGACACGCTGGAGACGCTGCTGCCCGCGTTGCCCGTCAACGACCCCATCCTGCCGCCTGCGCCGTTGGACGCCGCCCTCACGCCCCGCGAGTCCGAAGTTCTAACCATGCTGGCAGAGGGGCTGAGCAACAAGGCGATCGCCCAGCGCCTCCACCTGTCAGAACACACTGTTAAATTTCATATCAGCTCCCTCTTTGCCAAGCTCCAGGTGTCCAGCCGGACAGAGGCAGTCACCCTCGGCGCACGACGGGGTTTGATTCTGCTGTAG
- a CDS encoding pentapeptide repeat-containing protein, whose translation MPPEAVALPRLGPVPKGSAKWGRTGVRLGAIALALLLLSSCASPDPQARLANTKECIECDLQGKVLAKTDLKGAKLNRANLSSADLNGANLSEALLDTANLSGANLSNADLNRAALPSANLSGANLSGASLKNAFLRNADFTNANLSNADFSGSDLSGAKLDGATQEGAVFQGAILPDGTVQP comes from the coding sequence ATGCCCCCGGAGGCTGTTGCCCTACCTCGCCTGGGGCCAGTTCCGAAAGGCTCTGCAAAATGGGGACGAACAGGGGTGAGGCTGGGAGCGATCGCCCTTGCTCTTCTGCTCCTCAGCAGTTGTGCCAGTCCTGATCCGCAAGCCCGCCTGGCTAATACTAAAGAATGTATCGAGTGCGATTTGCAGGGCAAGGTGCTGGCCAAGACTGACCTCAAGGGCGCGAAGCTCAATCGCGCCAATCTTAGCAGCGCCGACCTCAACGGTGCCAATCTAAGCGAAGCGCTGCTAGACACCGCCAACCTCAGCGGCGCAAATCTGAGCAACGCAGACCTCAACCGTGCCGCGCTGCCCTCTGCAAACCTCAGCGGTGCAAATCTCTCCGGTGCCAGCTTGAAGAATGCTTTCTTGCGGAACGCAGACTTTACCAATGCTAATCTCAGCAATGCCGACTTTAGCGGCAGCGATCTCAGCGGAGCTAAGCTAGACGGCGCAACCCAGGAGGGGGCTGTTTTTCAGGGCGCGATTCTGCCAGATGGGACCGTGCAGCCGTAG
- a CDS encoding nickel-binding protein, whose product MTLIIVETDRPDPITPEVLADEGNRVFPCLAARNATWRYSLLSGDRHRMICSFEAPDAEAVRMSYRTAYVPFEKMWVDHLREPEGIPPVWNESALVVVEIAYPGGLSEPEQQAQWQVITQRLLPCYAEQGVEWVRSHVSPAQTLILSELNAPDPALIEAAHRQVGLPLSRLWSATLLKP is encoded by the coding sequence ATGACCCTCATCATTGTTGAAACCGATCGCCCCGATCCCATCACGCCAGAGGTTCTGGCAGACGAAGGAAATCGAGTGTTTCCCTGTCTGGCAGCGCGAAATGCAACCTGGCGATATTCCCTGCTGTCGGGCGATCGCCACCGCATGATTTGCAGCTTTGAGGCTCCCGATGCCGAAGCCGTCCGTATGTCCTACCGCACGGCTTATGTTCCCTTTGAGAAGATGTGGGTTGACCATCTCCGCGAACCGGAGGGTATTCCGCCTGTGTGGAACGAGTCTGCGCTGGTGGTGGTCGAGATCGCCTATCCAGGGGGACTTTCGGAGCCAGAGCAGCAGGCGCAGTGGCAAGTGATCACCCAGCGCTTGCTGCCTTGTTATGCAGAGCAGGGCGTAGAATGGGTGCGATCGCACGTTTCGCCAGCCCAAACCCTGATCCTGTCGGAACTCAATGCGCCCGATCCGGCACTCATCGAGGCGGCCCATCGCCAAGTCGGTCTACCCCTTTCCCGCTTGTGGTCGGCCACGCTGCTGAAGCCCTAG
- the hpsP gene encoding hormogonium polysaccharide biosynthesis glycosyltransferase HpsP: protein MRLVHIIPAISPVYGGPSQMIAGFSKALAAAGVAVTILTTDANGDVGQAPLAVPLGVPVAQDGYEIRYFRRTGWRRYKFSAGLLGWLATHAAAFDLAHVHALFSPVSSTAAAIARTRHLPYVLRPLGTLDPIDLQKKRRLKQLYATLIERQNLAGAAAVHFTSRQEAATAERFGLTLRDWILPLGVDLAEFAAAPAERRAIREAVPTGIAQAVRDRLAIPPDRPVVLFLSRLDPKKGLDLLIPALEQVQAAGIPFHWILAGSNPQDPDYEKQVSDRLNDSPLRACTTQTGFVAAQARRELLLTADLFVLPSYYENFGIAVAEAMAAGLPVVVSNAVPLHEDVTQAQAGWVVPCEPRALAHTLAIALQAADRPQRGIAAHHWAREHYDWRAIAQRAIQKYEEILQRT from the coding sequence ATGCGCCTTGTCCATATCATTCCTGCCATCTCTCCCGTCTACGGTGGCCCCAGCCAAATGATCGCGGGCTTCTCGAAGGCGCTGGCGGCAGCCGGGGTGGCGGTGACGATCTTGACAACGGATGCCAATGGAGATGTCGGGCAAGCGCCGCTGGCGGTGCCGCTGGGCGTGCCTGTGGCGCAGGATGGGTATGAGATTCGCTACTTTCGGCGGACGGGCTGGCGGCGCTACAAGTTTTCGGCGGGGCTGCTGGGGTGGCTGGCGACCCATGCGGCGGCGTTTGACCTGGCGCATGTTCACGCGCTGTTTTCACCCGTCAGCTCAACCGCAGCAGCGATCGCCCGCACGCGACACCTGCCCTATGTCCTGCGGCCGCTGGGCACGCTCGACCCCATCGATTTGCAAAAAAAGCGGCGGCTGAAGCAGTTGTATGCCACGCTGATCGAGCGGCAAAACCTGGCGGGTGCGGCGGCGGTTCACTTTACCAGTCGCCAGGAGGCGGCCACCGCCGAGCGGTTTGGGCTAACCTTGCGAGACTGGATTTTGCCGCTGGGGGTAGATCTGGCGGAGTTTGCCGCTGCGCCTGCCGAACGACGGGCGATTCGCGAAGCAGTCCCCACGGGAATCGCCCAAGCCGTGCGCGATCGCCTTGCCATTCCGCCCGATCGCCCGGTGGTGCTATTTCTCTCGCGGCTCGACCCCAAAAAAGGGCTAGATCTGCTGATACCCGCGCTAGAGCAGGTGCAAGCGGCGGGCATCCCGTTTCACTGGATTCTGGCGGGCAGCAACCCACAAGACCCCGATTACGAAAAACAGGTGAGCGATCGCCTGAATGATTCTCCGCTGCGAGCTTGCACCACCCAGACCGGGTTCGTGGCCGCCCAGGCGCGGCGCGAGCTGCTGCTGACAGCGGATCTATTTGTGCTGCCGTCCTACTACGAGAACTTTGGGATTGCCGTTGCCGAAGCGATGGCGGCGGGGCTGCCCGTGGTGGTGTCCAACGCAGTGCCGCTGCACGAAGACGTGACCCAGGCACAGGCAGGCTGGGTGGTGCCCTGCGAACCCCGTGCCCTGGCCCACACGCTGGCGATCGCCCTACAAGCCGCCGACCGCCCACAGCGCGGCATCGCCGCCCACCACTGGGCCCGCGAACATTACGACTGGCGGGCGATCGCCCAGCGGGCTATTCAAAAATATGAGGAAATTTTGCAGCGAACCTAG
- a CDS encoding S1C family serine protease: MQLTDELRAIAHRLQQSTVQVRSDQTGAGSGVIWQSDGLIVTNAHVVRGRVAQVELADGRVFSATVQRRDSARDLAALRIEARELVAAPAGDLAALQVGQLVLAVGNPLGMVGALTVGVVHAAPAAGSPWVRADVRLAPGNSGGPLADVQGRVVGINSMIADGLAIAISTATVQRFLKNTAPVGNPLRLGVTLQPVWVPRDRWRGQIGLLVLEVSPGAAVTNVLRPGDILLSANEQLFRSAEDLLAVLDDTPPDSTLRLEYLRNPNFPQSGSYQRQIYTLQVPPVAPAQTAPSEAA; this comes from the coding sequence ATGCAATTAACAGATGAATTAAGGGCGATCGCCCATCGGCTTCAGCAATCGACCGTGCAAGTTCGCAGCGACCAGACCGGAGCCGGATCGGGCGTGATCTGGCAGTCAGACGGACTCATTGTGACCAATGCCCATGTCGTGCGGGGGCGGGTGGCGCAGGTAGAACTGGCCGACGGGCGTGTATTTTCGGCAACTGTGCAGCGGCGCGACTCGGCGCGAGATCTGGCCGCGCTGCGGATTGAAGCCAGGGAACTGGTGGCTGCCCCGGCGGGCGATTTGGCCGCGCTGCAAGTCGGGCAGTTGGTTCTGGCGGTCGGCAATCCGCTGGGCATGGTGGGGGCGTTGACGGTGGGCGTGGTTCATGCTGCCCCTGCCGCAGGTTCCCCTTGGGTGCGGGCGGATGTGCGGCTAGCGCCGGGAAATTCTGGCGGCCCGCTGGCGGATGTGCAGGGGCGCGTCGTAGGCATCAACAGCATGATTGCAGACGGACTGGCGATCGCCATTTCCACTGCCACAGTCCAGCGCTTTCTGAAAAACACAGCGCCCGTCGGCAATCCGCTGCGCCTGGGGGTAACGCTCCAGCCTGTCTGGGTGCCGCGCGATCGCTGGCGCGGGCAAATTGGCCTGCTGGTGCTGGAGGTTTCGCCAGGGGCGGCGGTGACTAATGTCCTGCGACCGGGCGATATCTTACTCAGCGCCAACGAGCAGTTGTTTCGCAGCGCCGAAGATCTGCTGGCCGTGCTGGATGACACGCCCCCTGACAGCACGCTGCGTCTGGAATACCTGCGAAATCCAAACTTTCCGCAATCGGGCAGCTACCAGCGACAGATCTACACGTTGCAGGTTCCTCCAGTCGCCCCCGCCCAGACCGCCCCCTCGGAGGCCGCGTGA
- the devC gene encoding ABC transporter permease DevC encodes MRTPLAWSNLTYERRRLLTAIAGVAFAVLLMFMFRGFENALYDSQVQLLKVLNGEIIVVNRLKYTMFIPAQFARRRLYQAQAFDGVEAAYPLYVRDGAAWKNPETKAVRPLRVLAFNPNDPVLTIPEVLASQEALKLPWTVIVDEKSRAEVGAVTAGTVTELAEQQVRVVGTYALGTDFASANGNVIMSDQNFLRYFANLGPEEQSRDLNTVDIGLLRVRPGADVDAIARTLRDQLPKDVAVLTKPEFVDMELDYWRNNTAIGFVFTLLTIMSFVVGIILVYQILYTDVADHWTQYATLKAIGYSDRYLLGVVFQQALLLGVMGFIPGYLISLGLYRVTANATGLLMQMTLGRGLNILLATVVMCLISGAIAIRKVQSADPAEVFGN; translated from the coding sequence ATGCGAACGCCCCTGGCCTGGTCAAACCTGACCTATGAACGTCGTCGCCTGCTAACGGCGATCGCCGGCGTGGCGTTTGCGGTGCTGCTGATGTTCATGTTTCGCGGATTTGAGAACGCGCTATACGACAGCCAGGTGCAGTTGCTCAAAGTGCTAAACGGCGAAATTATCGTGGTGAATCGGCTGAAATACACCATGTTTATTCCGGCGCAGTTTGCCCGGCGGCGGCTCTATCAGGCGCAAGCGTTTGATGGCGTGGAGGCGGCCTATCCGCTCTATGTCCGCGATGGCGCTGCCTGGAAGAATCCCGAAACCAAGGCGGTACGTCCGCTGCGGGTGCTGGCGTTTAACCCCAATGACCCGGTGCTGACGATTCCTGAAGTGCTGGCCAGCCAGGAGGCGCTGAAGCTGCCCTGGACGGTGATTGTGGATGAGAAATCGCGGGCAGAGGTGGGGGCTGTGACAGCGGGCACTGTGACCGAACTGGCGGAACAGCAGGTGCGCGTCGTAGGCACCTATGCGCTGGGGACAGATTTTGCCTCTGCCAATGGCAATGTGATTATGAGCGATCAGAATTTTTTGCGCTATTTTGCCAACTTGGGGCCTGAAGAGCAAAGCCGCGACCTCAACACGGTAGACATTGGGCTGCTGAGGGTTCGTCCGGGTGCAGATGTGGATGCGATCGCCCGCACCCTGCGCGACCAATTGCCCAAAGACGTGGCCGTGTTAACCAAGCCAGAGTTCGTAGACATGGAGTTGGATTACTGGCGCAACAACACTGCCATCGGCTTTGTGTTCACGCTGCTAACCATCATGAGCTTCGTCGTGGGCATCATCCTGGTCTACCAGATTCTCTATACCGATGTCGCCGACCACTGGACGCAGTATGCCACCCTGAAGGCGATCGGCTACTCCGACCGATATCTGCTGGGTGTGGTGTTTCAACAGGCGCTTTTACTGGGCGTGATGGGCTTTATCCCCGGCTATCTGATTTCGCTGGGGCTGTATCGGGTCACCGCTAATGCTACGGGACTGCTGATGCAGATGACGCTGGGCCGCGGGCTGAATATCTTGCTGGCGACGGTGGTGATGTGCCTGATTTCGGGGGCGATCGCCATTCGCAAGGTGCAATCGGCCGACCCGGCGGAAGTGTTTGGAAATTAG
- a CDS encoding BTAD domain-containing putative transcriptional regulator — protein MPPRLHIKLLGDFAITDERQISLGIGSDRQQALLAYLLLHRHTPQPRQRLAFHLWPDSIESQARSNLRKALSHLRQALPEPDTVLLADAKTLQWSPSAPIFLDVAEFENAVKLAAQATEPDIARSHLEAALSLYQGDLLPSCTDEWIEPERDRLQQTHKRALQQTITLLKAQQDYDMAIAYAQQVLRSDPLNESAHATLMHLHWLKGDRANALQVYHHCMTLLREELGVDPGPTLRKLYDQILNADDEPFGSLAGSIATASGGDRPLVSAALLSPASGAQQLSPLIGRTHEWATIQQWMRAENSLDKAALDTLGDRPVLLLTGEPGIGKTRLLQAIQEQFQQQNHCILWGRGFEAEIVRPYGVWIDALRAFVTNANVQILEDLTYLLSESNPSSQSSDCSPSDRSYLFDSVVQFISTLCSSQRSVLIVLDDIQWIDEASSSLLHYAIRLLSQHSVFFACTARTKELDDNAAVLRGLQALRRERRLLTLPLQPLEPEQTAALIRSVYAPLEQDWSPEQTQQVFIDSGGNPLFALEIARAMSSGEATHANSLELLIGDRLQRLDDYARELIPWAAALGRTFDPTTLSDIADAPLSKLLTGIEQLERESLIRVSASHGQKTRYDFAHDIVRQVAYRQLSEPRRRLLHLQISQKLHQRASHDSSLAAEIAHHAALGGDRALAATACLAAANYSLKLFAYAEAAELSLRGIQHCQVLDQRTRVRLHIELLQVLLFAGVPAEQVAPLEAEVQELVQEAHRLGLSEAEMAGLEVLMILNFQYSNFAYVQQHSKRVVEIGRSANPMMTARALASSGSCLAEVGREMARAEALLEEARSLAARVGQDSADLYGGLGRVRLHTGDYDEGRALLQRAYEIAQQEQDHWRECWVLTYLAMTELEAGNPVAALAYSQAIATVASQIQGQGSEAAVADALTALARYHLQKTDAAAALDQAIAVLRQLDNRRMLSYLLSSAAEVDLASDRPTQAIEKAAVALSEAQAINQPVDVTLAWALLVQGWLRVAESAADRNAVAAARQQASDLFQQFYPQISVADLSRRARAAVTQTRHQMALMHPHAVALEKAP, from the coding sequence ATGCCTCCCAGGTTGCACATTAAATTGCTTGGAGACTTTGCCATTACCGATGAGCGACAGATTTCGTTAGGCATTGGCAGCGATCGCCAACAGGCTCTCCTGGCCTATCTGCTGCTGCATCGCCACACGCCGCAGCCTCGCCAGCGCCTCGCCTTTCACCTCTGGCCCGATTCCATCGAATCCCAGGCTCGCTCTAACCTGCGAAAGGCCCTTTCGCATCTGCGACAAGCCCTACCAGAACCAGATACGGTGCTGCTGGCAGATGCCAAAACGCTGCAATGGTCGCCCAGCGCTCCCATTTTTCTGGATGTGGCGGAATTTGAGAATGCGGTAAAGCTTGCTGCCCAAGCGACCGAACCCGACATCGCGCGATCGCACCTGGAAGCCGCCTTATCTCTATACCAAGGCGATTTGCTGCCCAGTTGCACAGACGAGTGGATTGAGCCAGAGCGCGATCGCCTCCAGCAGACGCACAAGCGAGCATTGCAGCAGACCATCACGCTGCTCAAAGCACAGCAGGATTACGATATGGCGATCGCCTATGCTCAGCAGGTGTTGCGAAGCGACCCGCTCAACGAATCCGCTCACGCGACGCTGATGCATCTGCACTGGCTGAAGGGCGATCGCGCCAACGCACTCCAGGTCTATCACCACTGTATGACGCTGCTGCGGGAAGAATTGGGCGTTGACCCCGGCCCCACCCTCCGCAAGCTGTACGACCAAATCCTCAACGCAGACGATGAGCCATTTGGCAGTCTTGCAGGCAGTATTGCAACGGCTTCTGGGGGCGATCGCCCGTTGGTCAGTGCCGCCCTGCTGTCTCCTGCATCAGGAGCGCAGCAGCTTAGCCCGCTGATTGGGCGAACCCACGAATGGGCCACCATCCAGCAGTGGATGAGGGCAGAGAATTCGCTGGATAAGGCAGCTTTGGACACCCTGGGCGATCGCCCGGTGCTGCTACTGACGGGAGAACCGGGCATTGGCAAAACGCGCCTGCTGCAAGCAATTCAGGAGCAGTTTCAGCAGCAGAATCACTGCATCCTGTGGGGGCGCGGCTTTGAAGCAGAAATTGTGCGTCCCTATGGCGTGTGGATTGACGCGCTGCGTGCGTTTGTGACGAATGCCAACGTGCAAATACTGGAAGATTTGACTTACCTACTCAGTGAGTCGAATCCTTCATCGCAAAGTTCCGATTGCAGTCCGTCGGATCGCAGCTATCTATTCGACAGCGTGGTTCAGTTTATTTCCACGCTCTGTTCCAGCCAGCGTTCCGTTTTGATTGTTCTGGACGATATTCAATGGATCGATGAAGCATCGTCATCGCTGTTGCACTATGCCATTCGGCTGCTGAGTCAGCATTCCGTCTTTTTTGCCTGCACCGCCCGCACCAAAGAGCTAGACGACAATGCAGCCGTGCTGCGAGGATTGCAAGCGCTGCGGCGAGAACGGCGCTTGCTGACGCTGCCGCTGCAACCGCTAGAGCCAGAACAAACTGCCGCGCTAATTCGCAGTGTTTACGCGCCTCTAGAGCAGGATTGGTCGCCAGAGCAGACGCAGCAGGTGTTTATCGATAGCGGCGGCAATCCTCTGTTTGCGCTGGAAATTGCGCGGGCGATGTCCTCAGGCGAAGCAACCCACGCCAATAGTTTGGAACTGCTGATTGGCGATCGCCTGCAACGGCTGGACGACTACGCTCGCGAACTCATTCCCTGGGCGGCCGCGCTGGGCAGAACCTTTGATCCCACCACGCTGTCTGACATTGCTGATGCACCGCTGTCTAAGCTGCTGACGGGCATTGAGCAGCTAGAGCGAGAAAGCCTAATTCGGGTGAGCGCCTCTCACGGACAGAAAACACGCTACGACTTTGCCCACGACATCGTGCGGCAGGTGGCCTATCGGCAACTGTCGGAACCCCGTCGTCGCTTGCTGCATCTCCAGATTTCCCAAAAGCTGCACCAGCGGGCAAGCCATGACTCGTCTTTGGCGGCAGAAATCGCCCATCACGCCGCGCTGGGGGGCGATCGCGCTCTGGCAGCCACGGCGTGTCTGGCGGCGGCCAACTATTCGCTCAAACTATTTGCCTATGCCGAAGCTGCGGAACTTTCTCTGCGCGGGATTCAGCATTGCCAGGTGCTAGATCAGCGCACCCGCGTTCGGCTGCATATCGAACTGCTGCAAGTGCTGCTGTTTGCCGGAGTTCCTGCCGAACAGGTGGCTCCGCTGGAGGCAGAAGTGCAGGAACTGGTGCAAGAAGCCCATCGGCTGGGCCTCTCGGAAGCGGAGATGGCGGGGCTGGAAGTGCTGATGATTCTAAACTTTCAGTACAGCAATTTTGCCTATGTGCAGCAACATTCCAAGCGAGTCGTGGAAATTGGGCGGTCGGCTAATCCCATGATGACGGCTCGCGCCCTGGCATCCAGTGGTTCCTGTTTGGCGGAAGTGGGTAGAGAGATGGCGCGGGCAGAGGCGCTGCTGGAAGAGGCGCGATCGCTGGCGGCACGAGTGGGGCAAGATTCGGCGGATTTGTACGGCGGGCTGGGTCGCGTGCGACTGCACACGGGCGACTATGACGAGGGGCGGGCACTGCTGCAACGGGCCTACGAGATCGCGCAGCAGGAGCAGGATCATTGGCGCGAATGCTGGGTACTGACCTATCTCGCGATGACAGAACTGGAAGCAGGAAACCCGGTGGCAGCGCTGGCCTATAGTCAGGCGATCGCCACCGTTGCCTCGCAGATTCAGGGCCAGGGCAGTGAAGCCGCCGTAGCAGATGCGCTGACAGCCCTCGCCCGATATCATTTGCAAAAAACCGATGCAGCGGCGGCACTCGATCAGGCGATCGCTGTCCTGCGACAGCTCGACAATCGCCGAATGCTATCGTATTTGCTGAGTAGTGCCGCTGAGGTTGATTTGGCGAGCGATCGCCCCACCCAAGCCATTGAGAAAGCAGCCGTGGCGCTGTCCGAAGCTCAGGCAATTAATCAGCCCGTCGATGTGACGCTGGCGTGGGCGCTGCTGGTGCAAGGCTGGCTGCGAGTCGCCGAAAGCGCTGCCGACCGCAACGCTGTCGCCGCGGCCCGGCAGCAGGCAAGTGACCTGTTCCAGCAGTTCTATCCGCAAATCAGCGTTGCCGATCTCAGCCGCCGCGCCCGCGCTGCCGTTACCCAAACCCGACACCAGATGGCCCTAATGCATCCCCATGCCGTTGCTCTGGAAAAAGCGCCATGA